In Odocoileus virginianus isolate 20LAN1187 ecotype Illinois chromosome 12, Ovbor_1.2, whole genome shotgun sequence, the DNA window ccagggaaatcccaactTGGTCAGTTTTATTCAGAACTCCAGGACCTCTGAGAAAATGTCAGGGATACCAATCTGAGAAATGATTCTCTTGGTGGCGGACAAGTTGCCTGAGCTGGGGTCAGGGGCCAGAAGGGAGGCATGTTTGAGGCACGTGAGTGCACGGTGGAGAAAGCTGGACtctggaaggggagagaggaagagagacagagggcgaaaaagagacagaaagaggggaGAGAGCAATGGAGAGAGACAGGCCCACAATGCTCGGGGCAGCCACGTGGCCCCCGAGAACTGGGGACGGGCTGCTCCCTCAAACCTTCCCTATGACCAGGTTGCCCTGAGGGCATCTCTGTTTCTTAAAACTATGAAAACCCTCCCTCTCCAAGACCAGTGCCACTGATAAGGAGAGAGGACGGCCACGGCATTTTAAGAGTCATTTCGGCAGCCGTGTCCAGTGCTCAGAGACGGGTGGTGTGGAGAGTCTTAGTTGCAAAGGCCAGGAATCTAATCCAAGCCTCTCTGGTAGCAGGCAGCGTGGGATGTGTAGACTCGGAGCAAAGACTGAGCAGCCCAGCCGAGAGAGTGGGGGTGCCCTGAGCCGCAgaggggcttcgctggtggctcagtggtaaagaacccgcctgccagtgcaggagactcgggtttgatctctgggtcggggaagatcccctggaggaggaaatggcaacccattctggtattcttgcctgggaaatgccatggacagaggagccttttgagttacagtccgtggaatcccaaaagagccagacacgacttagcgacctaACAACTGAGCCACAGAAAACGCCACCAGGTGCCCCTGCCTGTCTCACCTGTTCTCCTTCTTCCTCCCGCCGGCCTTACTCTGGGCCTTGGCAGCTTCTGATTCCCACCCCGCTGCAAGGTCAGCCCCCAGAGTGGGAGGCGTCTGGGGGGCTGGAGAGGCGGCGTGGAGGAAGGACCCCTGGTGAGGCTGCCCGGGAAGGGCTTGGCTAGCAATGCCCCGAAAGTGAGGGCAGGGTCTGCTTTGTGTGAGTGGTTCTACTTCTGCCCTTTGGTCGACGGGAGCAAAAGtcaccttttcttcctcttcctctgtccctttggTAGGTATAgaacacaggcctccctgtcaggCCCCTTCCTGACCTCCGTGTTGGGGAAAAAGGCTGGGGAACGTGAGTTCTGGCAGGTTCTGCAAGCTCCTGACACCCCCTTGCAGCAAGGTGAGTCTGGTGGCCAGCCCCCTACAGACGtgtcccccagcccagccctgtccCGAACCCAGACTTCGTCAGCTCACCCCAGCTTTCCCCCAGAACCTTCCTGGGGCTCAGCCTCAGGTCACTGCTGTCGCTCAAGTTTGCATATAATACATTTAACTATATTCTTAAGAATTTTTGTGTATGTCACTGTGGCAATTCTGGGAAAGCAgacagggaaaaaagaagaaacttaaaattGCCCACAATCCACTACCCAgagattaactttttttttcaacttctggtgtattttctttcaggtgatttaaaaaatatgtacatttgtTTTTTCGTAAAAATGAAGCCATACTCTATAGCAGTGCTGTCccatagaaataaaatgtgagccTCATCACGTGTAATCCTAAATTCTGCAGTTGATGAAACTAACGTTTAATCTAGTACATCCAAAATATCATTCCAAGATGTAATCAATGCAAAATTATTGATGAcatattttgcatctttttttggtACTTTTCAAGTGTTCAACAGACACATGTGGCTAATGGCTGGCATATTGGATGGCACAACTCTGTATACGGTTCTGAAGTTTATCTTTTTCATCCTTAACATATGGTAGCCATCTTTCTATGTGGGTATATGTAGATCTTCGCCTTTCTTTGTAATAGCCACATAGAATATATCATCCAGCAGGGTGGTTTGGGCTGTAAGTAACAGTAATGTAACACAAACTAGCTTCCACGATGCAACTTTCACTGGCTCACCCCTTGGCTCCTGTGACCAGATTGCAGTGGGAGGAAGGAtttcagccccagccccacctccccatgaccctcctcctctctgctggcttcctcctccagagaagctGCTCTGTGTCTTCCGGGGCTGCTCCCTTTAATGAGTCAGGAAACTGGTCTGTGAATTGCCCAGCACACGTCTCCTGGCATCTTGAAGGTGAACTTGGGATACAGGCGCGTTCCTGGACCCGTCCCTGTGGCTAGGAGATGCCCCTCTGTGCCCATCACTGGCTAGAGAGAAGGGGCCATCGCAAGCCTGGCTTCGGCCAGTCAGGGCCCAGCCCCAGTTTGGAGTGGGATGGGCGGACCGCAGCTTATCAACTCCCACTGGGCCTTTAGCAGGTCTCCAGTTTTAACTCTTATGCCCCACGCTGTCATAGTATCCCTGAGCATCAGCCCCGTCATTGGAAAAACTGTTAAGGATCATCTGTCCCCGCTCCTGCTATCTGGGACTTCTAGTGGGCACTTGCCATGTGCCAGGGGATTGGACCAAGTGCTTTACAGAAGGTGGGACTTCCTGAGGGAGCCCAGTAAAAAACCATCTTTCTCCCTGCCTGGCTTCTGGACAAATTGAGAAATAAAACCAAGAGGCTACAGATGGAGAGACCAGATCTGGCCTCTATTACTGATAAAGGCTGGACGGAAGAGGTAGTCGAGGGGGAGAGCCTGATGGACTCAGCCACGAGGCAGACGTGGGTGGTGGTGTCCCCAGTCCAGCAAGAAGCCCACTCCCCTGGGGAAAAAAGGAGGGCTGGGTTGTTGATATCATTACTACCCTCGTTTTAGAAATGGGAGCACCAGTGCTCTGAGAGGTTACATAACCTGCCCAGAATCACAACACTGTGAGTGCAGAGCTGGGGCTTGAATCCGGGAGTCGTGCTGGAGCCTGGATGTGCCTCGTGAGTGAAGGCTGACTTCACTCGTGGTCCTGCTTCTCCCCAGACCTCCCCAAGCAGGTGCCTCTTCTCTCCAAGATGGCCCCTCGCGGGGACCGTGAAGACACTGACCCTGCCCATCACTGTCAGGGTCTCTGGTTCCTTTGGGCCCATGGTGGTTATTAGGGTGCCATCCCATGCCCTCACCCCCCCTGGAGGGCTCCCCATTGCAAAGTGAGCCTGTGGGTCTCAGCAACCCTGAGGTCACACTGAGTTTGGAGTCTCCGGACTGGCTCTGCtcagaacctgggtttcccaccaCTGAGCCCTGAGCCCATTTTACAGGGCAGGGGTCTAGAAGGTGAGGTTGGGACAGGGTACATTCTGCCCTGTTAACCCCACCTCCCCCAACCTATTTCTGCAGGTATTGCTGACTATAGACCCAAGGATGGAGAGACCATCGAGCTAAGGCTGGTTGGCTGGTAGCCCCCCAGCTCACCCACCCCACTGCCTCCCACCCTTCCTGGTCTTCCGCCCCTCCCTCCAGACACCGTGGTAATGGGCACACGCCTGCTCCTGCTGCCTTCTCTTGCACACTTGTCCCTGGATCCCACAGCCACCAGCCCCGCGGGGGTCCTAAACCACTGCCCACCTGGAACAGGGAGCTCGGCACCTCCCCCAGGAGGTCTGTCTGCCTGGGTCTGGTCCCACCTGGCCCCGCGGGGGTCCCGTGAAGGTTACTCACAGGCTGGAGGGCGTAAACGTCTTGGACTCCTCCCTGGCCATTGGCCTGGTGAGTACCGCTCGCTCTGGAACTGGGGGTGCCTTGAGGACAGCCTTGCAGCCCTGACCCCAGCTCTTCACTCTATCACTGAGGCTGCGCCCCAGAGCCGGCTGCCTTGTAGTGGCTGGTGAGGGTCTCTGCAGAGCTCTCAGCCCACCTCCAAAATGATTAAAGAGCTGATTGTGCACGTGGCCCAGCGTCCGGATGCCTTGAGCTCAGAATCAGTGCCGGTGCCAGGAGCCGAGGAGGGTGAGTGAGCGTCCTTCTGGGTCCTGGGGGACCGAGGCTGGCGGTGGTGACGTCAATGACTGTTTAGGGGTGTGTACTTGCTAGATGCTTTCTTGCACAACTCTGAGGTTGgatgtttctcttttcctctctgctttcagatgaggaaattggtgctcagagagggagagtgacttgcccaaagtggcccggggctggggtgtggggtgtCCATTTAGGAGACAGACAGACCTGGGGAGGCCTCCAGGCTCTTCCACACAAACACCAAAACCAGGGTCCTCAAAGAttgtgttgacttaaaaaaaaaagtgtaacatGAGAGTAgggagttaaattttatttggggcaaaatgaagactaTGGCCTGGGAGGCAGAATTTTAGATAGCTCTGAAAAACCGCCCCTATATATATGAGATTTTAGTGAAGGAGGTATGCGCAGTTAAGAACACACTTTGGGAGAAGCTTCCTGCTCATCTCGTGAAGGTCACTGCTAGCCACGAGGAGCAGATGGCTCCATTAATGatcttagtgcttttctagatacgaGAAGATGCGAGAATGAGGCTCGtaaaatctcctgaaaatatctacctGGTGGCCTGTTcttccagtttttcccagagcacagagaacCGCATTCTCGATCTCCACCTTGAAGTCCTTCCAtggtgtgttgaaggtcagcgCCTGCAGTGGCTAGTGACTTAATCCCTGAAGAGGCAGAAGGCAAGTGGCGCTTTTTAGTTGGCAGTGGCAGGGATTACATGGCAGAGTCCAAATTCAACCGGAGGCCGGGGACCCCCGAGCTCTTCCTCAGAGGACTGTCAGGGCCTCAGCTGCCAGTGGGGTGGTGACCCCGCCTGTCAGCGGGAAGGGCTGGGTTCTAGGTTCCCCTCTGGAAAGCGGGCTTCAGGCCAGGGAGGCACCCCGTCAGCGCCCTCTCACCGAGGTTAGGAAGAGGGCTGCCCTGGGAGGGCCCTCTGACAGCACATCAGGTTTTACTGTGACTCATGGAGTCGGCAGCACCATAGATGAAACACGTGCTTCTTCCTCCAGTGTTTAGGGTCTGGGCAGGCTAGGGAAGCAGGCAGTTTAAGAAATGCTTTGAAGGGACTTCCTTAGTGGGCCAACGGTtaggacttcgccttccaatgcagggggtgcaggtttgatcccacgtgccttgtagtcaaaaaaccaaatcataaaacagaagcaacattttaACAGATGcagtaaagactttaaagtaGTCCATATCAGAAAAAAGCGAACATCAAAGGATCTGAAAGCCAAATGAAAACAGGACCTCTGTGTTTAAGGTGAAATGTCCACGCCCAGCCCTGCAGAGTGCTGGCTCCCCTGTCCCGCCTTGATCTAGGCCAAGGGTGCTCCAGAGTCGGATTCAGGACCAGCCCTGTGACCCCTTCACAGAAAGGTGAAAGCTCAGAGACGTCTGCGGCTGGCTTCAGGTCACACAGGGGTGTCAGTGCCAAGACCCTCACCCACCGACCCCAGCCCTTGCCCCTGCACCGCCTTgccgcccccccaaccccaggaagCCAGGCCCCTCCCATGGGGGGTGCCGGCTGGGGCGGGCCCCAGGCCAGGCTATGGGCTGGGGGGTTGATGTAAAGGACCCTCGGTGGTCCATAGTCTGGGTGTGGTCCTCCCTCCCGAGGGACTGTCTTGGTGGGCTGTGTTTGGCTCTAAGAAGCAGGAAGCTACTGAATCCTGCTCAGCCCACCAAGGGAGGGCCTcagaggtgggggcggggcggtggcCATTGGGAAGCTCAGTCCTTGCCCCGCACCCACTCAGGCCGTCTCCTCGGCCGCCCCCTCGGTCAGCTTCCTCTGAGCGCGGTTGGTTTGCCAGCCCCCTTTTATTTTCTCAGCCTGTGTCCCAAAGCTTGGGGAAGGGTCCGACCGGCACAGCCGACCCCTGGGCACTGGGTCAGGTGTCCAGTCTGGCTCCATCCGCAGGGACCCTGAGAGGGGGTGGGTGAGGACAGTCACGTCCACAGTAAGGATccgatggggacttccctggtcgtccagtggttcagactctgcacTTGCCCTGCGTGGGgcgtgggttcgagccctggtcgaggccaaaaagtgaaaaaaaggaaaagaactgtgGTAAGCAGGTGCCCTCCCTGGGAATGGGGCCCAGGTTTGCGTCTGCCCCACATTTAGAGACTGCAGACAAGCCACGTCCCCTCACACCACCTGTTCCCTAGACCACAGCTGTGGGCAGGCGCCGCGGGTGAAGCCTGTGAGCCCACGGCAGATCACAGACAGGAAGGCTGAGGCGCCGCAGTGAATGGCTGGGCTGGGGACGTGCAGAGACCTGTCCCGCAGCCTCTGCGGCCCAGTTGCTGGAAATGGGTGCTCCTTCCCTCCTGGGCCCCCAGGGTCCCTCGCCGAATCGCCTGCTTCCTGcagcagctggggtggggggctagGGGGTGGGGGGCTAGGGGGTGGGCGCCCTGAGGCCAGTACTCAGACCTGAGGGATCTGGGAGCCTGTGGGCGGGGCAGGCTCCTCAAGGCTGGTCTGGGTTTTGGGGGGCCAAGGAGTGTGAAGGAGCCCCTGCTGCGCTCTGTGAAGCTAGGCACACCCCCTTATTCTTCCACGAGGGGAATATCCTGCAGAGAGCCTTGCTGCCTGCAGGTCAAGGCAGGTTGAAAACTAGGGCTCAGGAGCTGGACAGACCTGGTCTGAACCCACCCCCACGACCCCAGCAGCACAAGCCCCTCCCCCttgcccccactcccaccccgggGTGTACCGCTCTCTCCCTCCCACCAAGGCCTACCCATGCCTCGTCTTGGCCAATCCTCTTTCCTCATAGCTCACCTCTCACCAGGTGGGGCAGGTCAAAGGCTTTGTGGAAGTCTTGGAGAGTGTTGACACTGCCTACCACTCCCCACTGCCTCAGCTCTGagaagatggggggtgggggttagtATTTTcgagggcttctctgatagctcagttggtaaagaatccgcctgcaattcaggagaccctagtttgattcctgggtcaggaaggtctgctggagaagggataggctgcccactccagtattctttcctggagaatccccatggacagaggagcctggtgggctatagtccatggggtcgcaaagagtcggacacaactgagcaattggatgaatggatggaatgAATTAAAAAGTACTAAAgtgaaagcttccctggtggctcagagggtaaagcatctgccccaatgtgggagacctcagttcgatccctgggtcgggaagatcccgtggagaaggaaatggcaacccactccagtattcttgcctggagaatcccacagatggaggagcctggtaggttagagtccacggggtcacaaagaatcagacacgactgagcgacttcacttcaaagtgaaagttgctcagtcatgtccttctccaggggatcttcccaacccagggaccaaaaccgtgtctcctgcatttaattcattgctgttttgtttttaaattaaaggaaGCTGAATGGAAAACTgacaaaaatctcaaaaataatctAACCCATAGGGGCCCTGATTCCTCCTCTTCAGAAAATGTCGGGGGAGGGGAGCTGCCCCTTGTCTGGCTCAGTTTCCCTCCCATAACCCCTCCTGGAGAAACCCTGTCTAAATATTAATTCCTGCATATTTTGGTCCTTTGTCTTGAAATCTCCTGCCCTACAATTTGGACTATTTGCAGGCTCTTGCAGGTCTCAGAATTACCAAAGGCAAATGAAACAAACACATTTCTGGACACACCAGAGGGTATCTGATTCAGCTGGTATGAATCAACAGCCAGGCTGGGGGTTTTTCATTTCAGCCCAAGGATTGCGATGGGGATTAGGGGACACCTGCAGCCATTCTGCATTCTGACCACCAGAGGGCTCCACAGACCGAGCTAAGCGCTCCCCCTGTGCGGTCTCGTTCCTCCAGACAGGTTGCTGTCATCAAGGGCTTGCCGGTCAGACAAAAAGGCTGTGGGGGGTGAACCGTGCCCCAGGGGACAGGAGCTTCCACGGAGGAGGAAGCTGTCAGCAAAGGGGCTCACTCACAGAGGGCCGTGGGCACCTGTGATCCTTGCACACTTGGACCCCAGAGCTCAGACAGGAGTTCCCAGCTTGGAATTCCGATCAGTCTGTCCTGCTTCTGGGGTTTGCTGTTTACCCAGCCCTGAGCTCAGAGAGCAGCCCGTCTGTTCCGATGGGAAAGCCAAGACCCAGGCAGGGGCAAAAGCTTAGTGGCAGCTGCTCTGGCTCCCGGCCCACCTAGAGCTCTCTGTCCTGCCAGCAGGGGCAGAGGGTGGACCCCAGGAAAGTTCAACTATGAGTCAGCTCTGAGTACCCAGGGGATGGGTCAGGGGCTGCTGGCCAGGGATAGAGCGGCCGGCGGGACCCTGCTTCCGCAGCTGCGGGTGGCCGCGGTGATTCAGCTTCCCTCTGCCTGTCTGGAGGGGGGCCCGCCCTCCAGGGGGCTGGGAGacggaggagggggtggggttaGGGAGGGGCGAGGGAGGGGCATTAAGGGCCCGGTGGGCCAATTCTTCTGGATGCTGAGGTCCCACGGGATAACTGTGGCCAGAGATTAGGTGGTCCCGAGACTGGTCCTAGGCTGAAATCTCCTGGGGCGGGGGGTGTCCTTGAAGATGGAATCTCCTGAGAGGTTAGGAGTTTTTCATCAGAAAGATACCCCAGGGTCTTCCCGTTCTGTGTTCGTCTCTATGGGGGGCTTGCCTTGGCgctgggtggggcggggcctgATCCCCCACTGCGGCGGGGAAGAGGATGGACAGGCTGAACACTCCGtctgggggtgggcgggggggtggtctgcggacagaggaggagcccagAGCTGGCGGCGTGGGGGCGGGGCGAGACGGGCCTCCCGGctccgggggcggggcctgaCCCGAGGTGGCGCCCCCGGGCTCGGCCCAGTTTTCCGGGTGGGGCGCGTGGGGCGGCCGCGGAGGCGGGGCCTAGAGTGCGGAGCCTCGCTCTCCGCCCGAGCCTGGCGggagccgccgccgctgccggaGCCGCCGGGAGCCGGAGCCACAGCGGAGGCCCTGCCGGAGCCGAGCCGAGCCGAGCCGAACTCGCCGCCTGACACCGGCCGGAGCGCGGAGCCGGCGCGTCTGCCCGCTGCTGGGCCTGGGCAGTGTCGGACACAGCGAGCCGGACCCACCGGCACCAACCCGGCGCGGGAGCCCGGATCGCCCCCCACCAGGCCTGGCGTGAACAAGCCGGaggacccagggactggaccgaAGAGAAACGGGATGGAGGATTCCGTCTAAGCGTAGCGTGGGCACTCGGGCGGGAGGAGAGTGGAGACTTCGCCTGGCACGGGCAGAGGTGCCCAGCGCTTACTAGGCCAGGCTCGAGCACCAGAGAGCCTGGCATCCCAGCTGAAGCGACCTGGGGTCTGGCCTCCCTGAGCCGAGGACACCGCATAGCTCCTGGACCTCCGCTACCGCAGGCTGGGCGCCAGAGGCTGTGCCCGCACCTGCCTGAGACGGGGCGGGTCCAAGGTGGGGCTCTCTGGTGGCCCAGAGCTGGTCACCGGGGAGCCGGCCTCCTGCCGCGGCCCCACTGGTACCCATGTGCCGCTGCCCGCCGGAGCACCATGACGGCAGGATGACCTCTGCCGAGGCAGTGGCGGTGGCTGGCGGCGCTCGGTGGGCCGGGTCCGCCGAGTGGCCCCCTGACACCCCGCAGGCCCTTCGGCGGCCTGGCCGGGCCCGGGTGGCCGTGGCTGCGTTGGTGTGGCTGCTGGCGGGAGCCAGCATGTCGAGCCTCAACAAGTGGATTTTCACAGTGCACGGCTTCGGGCGGCCCCTGCTGCTGTCGGCGCTGCACATGCTGGCGGCCGCACTGGCCTGCCACCGGGGGGCGCGGCGCCCCCTGCCCGGGCAGACCCGCCGCCAGGTACTGCTGCTCAGCCTCACCTTCGGCATCTCAATGGCTTGCGGCAACGTGGGCCTGAGCGCCGTGCCCCTGGACCTGGCGCAGCTGGCCACCACCACCACGCCGCTCATCACGCTGGCCCTGTCCGCGCTGCTGCTCGGCCGGCGCCACCACCCGCTGCAGTTTGCGGCCATGGGCCCGCTCTGCCTGGGGGCCGCCTGCAGCCTGGCCGGAGAGCTCCGGACGCCCCCGGCTGGCTGCGGTTTCCTGCTGGCGGCCACCTGCCTCCGTGGCCTCAAGTCCATTCAGCAGAGTGAGTAACCTAAGTCACTGGTTGAGGCGGTGGGGACCCGGGTGGGAGTGTGGGAATGTGGCCTGGGGCACCCTGTGAGGGGGTATGGCTGCtatcccattttactgatgaccAAACTGAGGCACGTGGCTTTGGAAGAGtcaggaactgaggctcagaaagggccAAGTGCTCAGTGATTTCCAGGCCCCAAACTTGGGCTCTAGAGGCCCAACCGGCTTTGTCTCCATTTGACACGTAGAGGCGCTTACCCTGGGCCAAGTAAGCCACCGAGGCAAGATCTGAACCCAgtcaaactgtaaagaatctgcctccaatgcaagagacccatgtccgatccctgggtggggaagatcccccggagaagggcatggcaacccactccagtattcttgcttggagaatcccatgtatggaagagcctggcgggctacagtgcatggcggttccaaagagtcaggctcaactgagtgactttcacttcactcaggCACAGTCCATGCTGTCCTAGAGATGTGGCATAAGACTGTGGACACAGAGGGAGGCTTGACAGTGGGAACTGGTGGGAGAGAAAGAGGGCAAGATGGTAAACCAGGATTTGGAAGTGGGGCTTGCTAAATCTGGGAAGGGGTGGTGTCTTCTGGGAGCTGCAGTGTAACAGGCCCTATGCTAGGTGTTGACTTTGAGTTGTCATGGCAACCACTactttcatccccattttacagatgatggaactgagacccagagaaattCATGAtttgtccagagtcacacagctccAAAGGACTGGAATCCTGGTCCATGTGACTCTGGACCTCAGCTCTGATGGAAGAGGGTTGGGGGGCTCTGGGCAGAGGATAGGGCGGAGACTCCAAACCCAGACCCTGCGAAATCACTCTGCTGGAGGATGGAGATCACTTTCCTGCTTGTCCTACTGAGGGTTCTTTGAGTCACAGCCCCCACCCTGTCTCTGCGCCCACTCAGAGTAGGGAGGCCTGCGTTCCAGCCACGTGTGGGCTCATACTTCCTGGGTGACCTGGGACGGATCTGGATCTTGTCTGGGCTCAGTCTCCCTATCTCTTTGGTGGAAGAGGTCAGAGTTGATAGAGTCAGAGGGCTTTCTTGCTCTCCCGCCCTTTCTGCTCTGAGATCCTATGACCCAGGCCTGGAAGAGGGAAAGGGTTGCTCC includes these proteins:
- the SLC35E4 gene encoding solute carrier family 35 member E4 yields the protein MCRCPPEHHDGRMTSAEAVAVAGGARWAGSAEWPPDTPQALRRPGRARVAVAALVWLLAGASMSSLNKWIFTVHGFGRPLLLSALHMLAAALACHRGARRPLPGQTRRQVLLLSLTFGISMACGNVGLSAVPLDLAQLATTTTPLITLALSALLLGRRHHPLQFAAMGPLCLGAACSLAGELRTPPAGCGFLLAATCLRGLKSIQQSTLLREERLDAVTLLYATSLPSFCLLAGAALVLEAGVAPPPAPADSRLWACVLLSCLLSVLYNLASFSLLALTSALTVHVLGNLTVVGNLVLSRLLFGSRLSALSYLGVALTLSGMFLYHNCEFVASWATRRGFRRREQPGKGL